TACATAGACAGTCTCAAAGCTACCATACGCATATACACGGGAAAAAAGTGATTTCTTAAGAATTAAATAAGGGAATAAGGCCTTTCTGCTTAAAGAATTTCCATCCCACGGAGTTTCACTAAGAGCTATAATTCGCTGGTAAAAGGGAAAATAACGAAGAGGACAAGGCAACAGTTCTCTTTTCCTCTCAAGTACATAAGAGCTCAAAAGCCATACTGATTTGTCATCCCCTAACATGCAATAAAAATTGTCCCCAATCTATATAATTGTTAATGACAGTAAtgacaaaaaaatagaaaagaaaaaaacggTTCCAGTGCATAAAAGAAGAATATATGCAACTTCACATGGAAGAGGGATGAAGGAAACCAGCGGGGGACAGCTTCACAGAAGTTGCATCATACCTCCTTGTGTCTGGCTTCTATAACAGCagcttccttttctttctcaagTTGGGCAGCAACTTCATCACGAAGTCTTTTGCGTCCTTCTTCTAAACGCTTCTGCATTTCCTGCTGAATCTCCTTAGTGTTCAAACTCTCTTCCACTTTCCTTTGGATGGCTTCTTCCACCctctttgttgtttcttcttctatCAGCTTCAATTCTGCTTCTTGCTGACGCCTGCAAAAAGAATACAGAAATTTAAACCAGAAGGGCCAACTGGGAGTTGGAGTAACACCATATTCTCACTGCCATGTTCTAAATGCCAGACAATACTTGTCACTACAGAACAAATTGCAGAACAAGCTCCCTCCACTGTTTTCCCTCTTTTCCCCccctccttttctttctcttcttttatgtAATTATAATGAACGAGGAACTAACCTCCATGATGACAAGGCACTAACATATGCTTATGCTTTTAAGGCATACCTCTAAAAGAATCCTGATCCAAAAAAATGAGTTTCAAAACTGGTGACAGATAAACGAGGCACCCAATTGATCATCAAATATAACAAGTTGGACACTTGAACTATAGCAGTATCTTCCTTCAGAAGGCCTGTGGAGAAGAATGTCAAGTAAACTGCTGCAGTTTTAAAACTAATCACCGAAATACTTCAATTCTTGCACTAAATGCACTTTGTCAAAATAGAAAGTCCACATGTTTTAAAAATACATGTCATAGTTATACACTTATACGAGTACAAAAGTCGTTAGCCCAAAAGCAGTGGGAGAGAAAACTAACATTTAGATTATTAGAGCTCTAGATAAACTATACACATGCAACTGCTCCTTAAGTAAGAGATAAAGCTACACAAAACACACATCTAAGGAGCTCATAGTCTGTCTAAAAGCATATTCCCATCATCCCTAAAAATGGTATAACCGTATCTTCAGCCTGGTTTACAGTTTACACAGGTTGGTAAGATAGAAAATGCCCAACTTTCttaaatatgaagaaaaacataacaatgaACATTCTAGTATCGATTTCTGAAAGTCCATGTACCGGTCAAGATCAATAAACAATTTAATTAAATCAGTAATTGGTCAGTTTTCTACGGGTAATTCTTGTGTAACCAAAATCAAGGGGAAGATATGGACAATGGAAGCCAGTGTAACGTCAGAAATTGTTAAAGTGGCTTATAGATGCAGAAAGTAATAAAGTGCAAACagtcatttttcttctctttatatGATACAAAACTGCAATAGTAAGTGGCAAATGCTAAACTGAAAGGTGCAAATAACGGATTCCAGTACTTCAGATTCTGGACTTCAAAATTCAGGATCCCAGAATGCTTCTTTTGAAATCCAGCTTTGCTAATGCTAGATCTAGGTGTCAATGAAAGCATATCTTTGAAATACTAGAATGATGTGTGCATCGTGCTTTGACAAGCATCATGATCTATTCTTACAATTGCAAATTATCCAGAACTTGTACTAATTTGTACATTACCAAGTAACTGGTTATTTTAGAAATAAAATGCCCATAGTTATCCAACATAACAAGTCATATTTACTTTAACTTTTGTTTGTGGTTACAAACGGAGAACAATAGCAGCTTTTGGGTTCCCAAGAATGGCGGCACCAACTACTAAAATTAATGTCCTTTGAGTAGCATGGCCAAAATCATGCAATCTCCAGACAGAATACAATCCTGTCTAATTGCGTTGGCTAAATAGAAgaaattatttgaatttgaacACATGAACATAACAACTATGCATTCAAGCACATAAGTATTTAATACTATTTATATAAATGTTTATATCCACAATTTGAGCATGCATACATACAGAAAACAATTAAGGACTGCGATGATATTCAAGACTAAAATTATCTATAAATGATGAGTCAGTAGCTTAGGGGATAGAATAAAGCAAAAACTGAATACATAATTGTCCAGAATCCAGTAGAAGCCTATCACAAAAACGGTCTATGATTACCAAGAATTTAgccaaaaatttaaaagaaaagttAGGAGAACTCAAATGAATGAAATAAAAACATAGAAATTTCAGTATTCTGGATAAGGAGCAAAATGTCTGGATAtaccttttcttctcttcttcttttttcagtttttcaattgCATTTTTTCTTTCTGGTGACCCAAGACTTAAACTAGAAGATTTATGAGTAGGAGTCAACGAGGAACTATGACTTCTTTGCCTCTTGTGTTGCCTAGGGGTAGTTGAGCGGCTTTTTCTACGCCTTGGAGTTGGAGAATGAATTTTGAGGCGTCGAGTGGATGTAGAACGACTTCTCCGCCTGTATAGAACATATAGATTATTGAGCAACAACCAGAAATGTGTATACCACAATATATAAAGCAGTCATCAATCTTGCTCACCATTTACCACAGTAAATATAGAAGCATGTACAGTTACCTCATATATTGTTAAGAATAACTTGTGCTCCATCTTTTATCACATGAAGAAACAAATGTCAGAATCGAGCAAGAAAGAACACACATCGACACCCATCACCTGCTCACTTCCCATTCCATTATGATGGAAAGAAATTGAGTTTCTTCACTTTCCTATAAAGACCATGCATCCTATATGCTCTCAAAGCACTCTATTTACCACTCCAATTAATCTTAATTCGCCTCTTTCCATGTTCCATGAAAGCAGTAAGTTCCAAATAGTCAGGTGCCCATCAAAAGAAAGATGGTTGCTTATTGTTCTGCGCTACAAAATCATCAATCTTCTTAACTGATCTCGAACTTGAATGCCAGCATGATGTTCATACAATGTAAGTTTTATACATCAAGGAAGTGCCTGTGAAAACTCACAAGAGACTCCATCGGCATAAGAAAGGAAATTATCAAACCATGTATGCCCAAGCACTTGAACATGTtacacaaagaaacaaaaatactgATAATTTGGAGTGTAAAAATCTAACTCAGAaccattttctgcaatttcctcCAAGAGAATTCAGCACAATATTTTAGGATTAAGAAATGAATTTTGAGCTACAACATTCATGAAACAGTTAAGGTTGGGTTGCATACAGAATCAACTTGACCATATTGTATTTCCATCCGCAAAAGAAGTCAGTGAGTCCTATACTTTCTCACAATTGCTTCACCATTAGCTAATATGAAATATCTAGCAAGAATAATATAAACGGGGTCACCTGCTATGAGAATACGATGAATATGGTGACCGGCTTCTGTCCCTTCGACTTCTCCTGCTATATCTATGCCCTGGAGGTGATGGTGAAGGCCTTCGCCTGTACGTAGGCGACCATGATGGTGACTGTGACAAGTTCCGAGGCATTCCTACTATCTCAACTTAAGAAGAAGATATCAAGCTTGAGTACtaaaaattgattttccctgCACAATCAATACATATTCATGCACCATTAGGCTGCATTTcatatgattttaaaaaagCAATAAACAACAATGAAAAAGTCAGATATTTCATTACCATCAATAATCAAGTAGCAGAAACAACAGCGGAATCACAAAAATTGTTGGGACGTTGAAAAAACATGGCTTAGGAGAAAATGAATCGACAACACTTTCGAATATTATATCGAGTCCCACGAATTAAGCAGCAATACCAAAAGCAGCATCTAGACAAGAAAGCAATACCATATCAATCAGAAACAAGAACAACATTGTTTAATTGCTAAGAAGACACAATATAACCCTTAACCTTGTCATTAATTAATcgaaattgggaaaaaaaattgacattcACTGTATAACAAATTGATAAAATGCTCAAAACCCCGAATAATTATGGCTACGGTTAACCTTCTACATCACTACATAAAATCATGACCTAGAGCTCTATTTCCAGATTGCAGAACAGAGTGTCATATTATTAAAGATCAGAGAGAACAAACATACTTTGAGTAAGATTTTCACTTGAAcgttttctcagcaaccaaccAAAGGGCACCAATAAAAGCAGGCAATTCAGAATTTCATCAAAATCCTTAACCGCATATACCTCCCAAAACAATCTGAAATATCCGAAGTTTGGCCGCGACCTCTGCACGAAATCTAATAAAACCCTAGAAAGTCAAACCCAGGTGCAGCAGAAGATGTGATGTGAGCTTCAGATAGACATCGCATGATCATATTAGAAGTCCTTAGGGTTCCTTACCATATCTATTTTGTCTCCCCCAGTCGCGATTGGCGAGAAGAAGGCAACTACATGGAACGTGACGATGAAAATAGGAAGTCGCACCTCTGTCCCAGTCCCACCCTACTATAAGCCATTCGATATAAACTTATTCGATCTGAACCGTTGATTCTATTTCACTGTTATTTATACATCAGCTACATATGGGAAAAGAAACACAAACCTCATATCACCCTTAAAATAGGGGAAACACGTATCCGTTTTGGGTACAAGATTGAACATGCTCAAGCGGTCTAACGAGATTCCCCCACTAGACTAATACAAAGAAACATATGGGCATGATTCATAACTTTAGATAGTGatgataatattttattttggataaGTAGTGGATAAACCcttgtatttttaaaaaatgattaattgagctcctcttttttttttatcaaatcagCCCCTCAATTTAAAATAATGGCTCAAAGGAGCTTTTATATCACTTTTTTGTCATAACATAGACAAATCGAGGTACCTGTAGTGGGATTACCCTGTAATTTTTTACAGTTTCAAGCATCACCATTTGATGTGTTGAATCATGTGAGACctacattgttttttaaatttgaaaaatatattggaTGGTGTGATGAAACACTTTCTGCAATATACACTGCAAGTACCCTGCACTCTAACAAAGATACCTGTCGTTAACCGGTGATgtgtaattttttaatattattccATGTGATAGACACCTGAAATTTTGTTAATTAAAAATGACACGTGTCATCATTTAATTTATGctaaaaaaaagtaacatcaaatatcaaatgaaaaataagatgAACAAAAATCATTTCAACTCTGAAAATCATTGGAATAGTAAAATGAAAGGGCTAATGGGGATTTGACGTGCAGGGGCTCAATTGATCATTTTTTGAAAGTACATGAGCTTATCTGTTATTTatctctattttattttgatatttcatatttgaaaagataaatactaaaaatagaaaaataaaataaaaatacatccAAATATTGCGTATATGTATATACCCCTCAAACGTTGAGAAAATACGTCCTTTAGATGTAAGAAATATGATATCTAAAGAGGGGACCATTTTATTTTTGGAACGtacaaattcttttttttttgaacagaaGTTTGGGGAGGGGTGagattcgaacccacgacctAATGAATGGATGATCCCTTACATGTattgtgattgtcgttcaaccaacgactcactTGTGTACAATTTTTTTAGTGATTGCATGAATCTGGATGATTCGAAGGATTACGTTCTTGACTTAATTTATGGATGTTTACGAGATTTTGTCATATTCTTTGTGGAAATGAATGAATATGGTCGGTATAATAGGATTTGTTCGGGACTTTAGTCCCAAATCCGAATGGGCCAAACATAATATGGGCCGAGGGAAGCCCAGTTTTGCAGCAGTTTATCATCACGTCTGTTTCATGAAGCGATATGGAAAATCTTAAACTGGGGGCATGTTCTAGAGGACTAAGGAATCATTAAAgcgtttgattttttttatttatttatttattttgcggCCACAAAGGGGGTTGGCGGGTACACAACAACCTGCTTTTTTTGGTCCCACACCTTTTTCTCCGATGGCGGCTCCTGCTCCTCCATGGACCATGGCCAAAACCTGCCCGCCACTTATGCCCGTTCATTGAGTCTCTCGTCTCACAATTTTGTGCCGTTTCATGGCGGCTGCTTCTTCAAACTGTCGCGCTCCACTGCGGGATTACACACGTTTATTTCCTGAGTTGTTCTCTTGTGCTCGAGGAATCAAGGGAAGGGCAGAGAAGGTTCGATTTCAGTTCCAGCTAAAGCCCGGAACTTTGAGTGCTTTTACCGCCAGCAGGGGTAGGGAAGGGGTTTTGGCGAATTGCAATGGGAAGAGTAGTGGCAGCGTTGAAGAGATGTACAATTCTGTTGAGGACAAGCTGTTTGTGAAATGGTTCCGCGAGGCCTGGCCGTACTTGTGGGCTCACAGAGAGGGCACCTTCGTTGTCATTATCTCTGGTGAAATCGTCTCTAGCCCCTTCTTGGATCCCATTTTGAAGGcatgttattttcttttcttttagtttttttgatCAATGACTTCTGGTTTTTGGTTTATTCACTTGAAGTTCGTAATTTGAATGAATGTAGGATTTAGCTTTCCTTCATCATCTGGGAATCAGATTTGTGATTGTACCAGGCACCCATGTCCAAATTGACAAGCTTTTAGCTGAGAGAGGTAACTGAAGAAGAATGGagtgtttcttgtttttaattGTATTCTGAAAGTGAAGCGTTGTCTGCTCTTTTTGGTTGATTGATGACATTCATTGGGTTGAGTTAAATGATCAACCTTTGAGTGTTGCTGAGATGTGTCGGTGTCTAAAAAATGTAGACAACACCCGCGCACAAGTCTCTCATGGTGTGCTGTGTAAACCTGTGACCACTAGGACACTGGGCTTTCGAAGGCTGTTGGGCTATTTGAATAACCCAGCAACTCTAGCACtgtcacatgttcgcctgtgaGAAGTGTCACCGTCTTTTTTTACATGATGCTACATAATTGTGACAGTGCAATCTTCTATCATATCTTAATGATATAAGATGATTTTCATATTATCATCACTTGTTCTCAAAATCATAATTTTATGTTCTCTACTTTCAATTGCATATGCAATACATTGACTAGTTATTTGAGTGCTAGATATTTACTTATAGTGAAAATTGAACCAAAGTTGGCTTAGTCAGATGGtgcaaaatatattatttaggCCATAAGTGAGTGATTCGCTTAAAACAGTATGGCATTGCATCGCAGGAAACGAATCGAAGTATGTTGGTCGGTACAGGATCACCGACTCTGAAGCTCTAGCTGCAGCGATGGAAGCAGCTGGAAGAATCCGTATCATGATGGAAGCAAAACTCTCGCCTGGGCCTTCTATATGCAATATACGTCGACATGGTGACAATAGTCGTTGGCACGACGTTGGTGTCAGTGTTGCTAGTGGTAACTTCCTTGCAGCCAAGGCAAGAAATTGAACTTTTAGAAGAAAATTAGCCAAATTTGCTTCTTATACTCGTGAAATTTTCAATACCGTTTGAAAATTTGTActtttacacacacacactctctctctctctttctcgatTTTCGTAGGAATTGCTCTTAAATGGGTAAAATTCGTTTGCAGAAAAGAGGAGTTGTTAAGGGCATTGATTTTGGGGCAACTGGTGAAGTCAAGAAAGTAGACGTTTCTCGCATGCGTGAGAGGCTTGATGGAGGTTGTATTGTTATCTTAAGCAACCTGGGCTATTCGAGTTCTGGAGAAGTATTAAACTGCAAGTATGCAATATGGCTTTTGAAAGTAACAATCGATTAGAGCTCAAACTCGTATTATTATACACTGCATAGCAAGTTGAATTTATCCCCGACTCTCAAAGGATGTGGTTTAGTTGACGTTTTAATGATTGTTCTTCATGCTTGAGTGTGATGGCTAAtgctttttattatatatttttgtttcagtACGTATGAGGTTGCTACAGCTTGCGCCTTAGCTATTGGAGCAGATAAGCTTATTTGCATCATGGATGGTCCAATTCTAGATGAATATGGACGCCTTATTCGTTTTTTGACACTTCAGGAGGCAGACACGCTGGTTCGTGAGAGGGCTAAGCAAAGTGAGATAGCTGCTCATTATGTGAAAGCAGTTGGTAAAGAAGATCCAACATGTCTTGAACATAGTGATTCTGTCAACATTGTAGACAACAATTCCAATGGAATTGTTCCTTTATCACAAAATGGAAAAGCAATTCTTGATGGGCACAAGGTGACATTTCAAAATGGTGTTGGTTTTGATGATAGGAATGGACTATGGTCAGGCGAACAGGGCTTTGCTATTGGAGGTCAAGAGCggcaaagtagaaaaaatgGTTATCTTTCCGAATTGGCGGCCGCAGCTTTTGTTTGTAGGGTAAGTCTACCATTTACCATACCTTCATCATTCTTCTTGTTGTcatcttttaattttatattttggtgAATAAATAACAGTATGGTTGTTAAtgacaaataatatttttgtttggctGGAAACTTAAGGCTGTTCGGTAGGATTAGGAATTATATTATTGAACTTTACTTTACCACAATATTTGGAGATTTTCTTAATTTGCACCTTATagttttattatatataaatccTTTGATATTCTAGCTGCCTTTGAATGTTGAATTTTCCACTTTATTGTCAGGGTGGTGTTCAAAGAGTGCATTTGTTAGATGGCACTATTGGTGGTGTTTTATTATTGGAACTGTTTAAGAGGGATGGAATGGGAACAATGGTGGCTAGGTATTGCTATCTTTTGAAACTTGTTATTTGGCAACATTGTTTTGATGTCGTCAGTAATTACGTATTTCATTGACATACATTGTTATATTAAAGCATCCAATGATCATATACATGTTTGTCTGTGTGTATTTGTATGTGTTCCCTCTTTCTTTCACTCCTTGAGACATTTGTGATTATTTCACACGCCAATAAGTCTTAATAAGTCTTTGGGTGGTTGTGCTCAAGTTACTTCCTGTCGTCATCTGTATCCTAATTTCGTTACTCCATCTCTTTCCCAGAGGACCATCCGCTCACAAGCTTAGCTCTTTCAAATTCGCATATGATCATTAGTTTTTGTATGGTCTTGTAATGGATATTAGGAGATATTTGACTTAATTCTTGCAACACATGTATTGGATAGGACAATGCATTGATGCATTTTGTATTTATTAAAGTTTACATACATCTTCCATTGATTGGTGCATTATTTATCGTTCCTCAGTGATCTTTATGAAGGAACTCGGATGGCTACGGCAACAGATTTCTCTGGAATAAGACAAATTTTACAACCTCTGGAAGAATCTGGTGTTCTGATCCGAAGAACTGATGAAGAGGTTGCATTCCTTTTTTAGGTCTTTGTTCTGTTTTTCCTGTGTTTATAATACTATTGTTTCAAttcattttagttttatttaaggtacttataaaactataaaacgaaattaaaaatttatccATCGGATTTCCTTTATTATCTTCTCATCAAGCTGGAAGGACTgacttgtttatttttattaatgctGCATAGTTACTTCGATCACTGGATTATTTCATTGTTGTGGAAAGAGAAGGTCAGATCCTTGCTTGTTCTGctctttttcctttctttgaggagaagtgtggagaGGTTGCTGCTATTGCAGTTTCTCCTGACTGCCGTGGACAGGGAAATGGAGATAAATTGCTTGGTATGCCATACCTTTGAATTTCCTGTCTTCGCACCCTTTTAATTTCCCACTGAAGGTGTAGTAATGCATTGTTTCTCCCGGTCTTTATATCCCATTGCACGTATAATGCAATTATTAGGTGGGATGGCATGAAAATCTTTGAGATCCTTCTTCTGTAACCAGAGTATGTGCATGTGTGCTTGTTTTGTACACCGTGCAATCTAATTATAACCCTTCCATGAAATTGTGAATCTATAAAGTCATTTTCTGGGAAACAATGGATTTCATAATTGTGGATGGAACTACATTGTTTGTGTGACATTCAAAGTTTATAATTGTTTATCTACTGTATTACTGGAGACACTAGTTGTTAATAAATTATTGATTACAACTAAATAATTGCAGATTACATTGAGAAGAAGGCCTCCTCCCTTGGATTGGAGATGCTTTTCCTGCTTACCACCCGTACCGCGGACTGGTTTGTCTCTAAAATTCCATCATTTATTCTACATGTCACTTATACATTATTATTGTTTCGAGTGCTAATGGGTTTGGAAAACTTCGTGAAACACGGGAATATATTGCTTCTTCATGTTTGAATGTCTTGGTTTCGCTCTAATTAGTAATTCTATGTTACATACCTTCAAGTCCATTTCATGACTAAGACATTCGATTGATTTctgcaagaagaaaagaagaagaattattgATGTCGCTATTGGATCCTCCCTCCCTTTGTGATTATATTGTTTCCATCTCTTGAATCCATTCacttttatcttttcttttcggTTTCAAGAAATCGTTTCAGGGATTGCTTGTCTATGTCGCTACATGCTCTTAGGAATTAATTGATCGTTTTGTTTTACAGGTTTAGTAAACGCGGATTCTCTGAATGTTCAATTGAGTTGATACCAGAGAAGCGGCGGAAGAATATCAATCTCTCACGTAGATCCAAATACTATATGAAGAAACTGCAGCCTGATGCAAGTGGAATTACTGTCTATAAAGAAGCTGCAGTCTAAGGCAAGTCGAATTAGAATTAATGTTTATAGGGCACAACATTACCTCTTTCAGAGAATAATTGAGCAAGAGTAGAGCAAGTATATGGAGAAAGTTCTAATTTATTTGGTGCTCACCTTTGTCAAACTTCATACTTCATATGGAAGTAAGGTCTCATCAGGTCAAGTTGGGTCAATTCCCAACACTTAAAGGTCCGATCTTGGAGCCCTAGAAGTTCCTTAAATAATAGTACTAGAATGGGTGAAGTATCAAAATGGTTCCTGTATTTTCGAACAAGGGTTGATTAAGtctttgtacttttttttttttttggaataaacAAGTCCTTGTACTTTTGAAGTTTAGGCTAGACAAGCCCTTGTAAAGACATTCCACGTCTAACACTAGGTTGCGGTTTTGTAAGTTTAAAAACCAATGATGTCGTCTCATGAAAAACAAACGGTTATGCAGACCTTTACTTGAGCGGATAATATAGGACAATATACTTGATGTATTTGGTGTTGGAACCAATGATGTCGTCTCATGAAAAGTAAATTCATGTGGGCATGTTGTTAGAGTGAATAATATATTTGATGTGTTTGAACTTGAAACTACAACATGCAACTCTACATTTGATAATTAAGTCACGATCTCTCAAATGTTGAAAAGCCAATCATGGATATAACTCAGTCAAATGTTAGTACGCCTCTCACACTAGAACTAATAGCGATGGATCACGAAAAACAAATTTGCATGGGTTGGTATGCCGGAGCGGACAATATCGTTGATATGTTTAGTGTTGGAGATCAATGTCACTAGAACTAATAGCGATGgatcatgaaaaacaaatttacaTGGGTTGGTATGCCGGAGCGGACAATATCGTTGATATGTTTGGTGTTGGAGATCAAAGTGTGTTGATGTGTTTAGGCTTGGATCTCCTGCCGGCAACTCTTCcaaatttgatgatgaagtCAGGGTTTCTCAAATTTTGAAAAGTCAATCATAGATCTACGCCTTTATTCACCATATAACTTTCAAATCAAGCAAATAACATTTCTTACCAGTTACAGATTAATGAAAGAAagtttgtttttcttaattAGGATGGACCTTGTTGGAGGAAATTCCCTTCGAAGCAGATTTCATTGAAGCAGTAGCAGCCTCAATATAAATCTTCGAAGCAACAATGGCGGCTTTTCCCGTCAATTTCCCCatctttctctccctctctgcAGTCTCTTCCAGACGACTCAATTCTTCCTTCGACATCCGTTCCTTCCCCTCCTCGAACCGCCTGAACTCGTCCATAGCGCTCTCCATGACCGAATCGAGGTCTCTTTCCGCTTGCGCCAAGTCAATTTCAGCTTTTTCTTGTTCGAGTTCCATGGCTACCCATGACTTGTACGCTTCAATCTCGAACAGTTTCATCAGGTCTTCGATCGTGGATGGATCGAAGTTCTTGTCTCGTAAAGCTTCGTCTGAGAGAAAGGCGAATTGAGAGAGGAgagcttccatttttttttactgaatGCGTTCGGAAGGAAGGGAAGTTTGGGctaagaagaagagaatcaaagaGAGGGAGGTATTCGACTTCTTTTAGAAAGTAAGATAATGCCGTTCGTTCTCAATAATGCATGCcacaaaagttttttttttttttttaaaaaataccacaaccaattattattacaattttaaTCAAACTTTGAACACACATATATCTATAACCTAACCGATTGCCAATCAAACCAATCTCGTtggtctttttgttttttttctttattcatttatcgtagtttttatttaattataatatgaAAAGATGAAATGGAATATTAGGATACCAATTATTTCGAATAATTCCATAGCAAATATTCCATCACTAGCATGGCAATTTGGCACAAGAGGTACAAAGCATAGATACCCCATTTACCCATGTAAGCTAATCATATTTGgaagcatatatatatgcccCCATTTATGTGCTTTCTTTGTAAATAATAGCTGAATATTACAATATTAATTATCATACTGAATTTTGTAAGGTTTTACTAATAGTTTTTAAATATCAGATCATACCATTGGTTCGATATCAAAAACGGTGAACCAACTGCTACGTCAGTATTTTTGTAACAAAATACAACATATGTAAAAGAACTATCGAAACTGAGGTTCAACCCTTAAACCACCTAAACGAAGCTTCAACCCATATAAACTAATCATATATTCTCCATTTTATGTGTTATCTTTGTAAGTAATAGCTGAATATTACAACATTATTTTACTGAATTTTgtataaatatcaaaattacCCAAAATTCAGAAAACTACATATTTAcactatatatttatttataagttTTGGACCGTTTGGTTTCACTCTATTATATTTAGGTGTGGTGTCTACTGTCTAGTACTTCTTTGGTTGTAGATGTGGATAACTTCTCTCATCTGAGTCATCTCAATCATGGTATACga
This sequence is a window from Tripterygium wilfordii isolate XIE 37 chromosome 8, ASM1340144v1, whole genome shotgun sequence. Protein-coding genes within it:
- the LOC120003359 gene encoding uncharacterized protein At1g10890-like isoform X2 — its product is MRRRSRSTSTRRLKIHSPTPRRRKSRSTTPRQHKRQRSHSSSLTPTHKSSSLSLGSPERKNAIEKLKKEEEKKRRQQEAELKLIEEETTKRVEEAIQRKVEESLNTKEIQQEMQKRLEEGRKRLRDEVAAQLEKEKEAAVIEARHKEEQIRKEREELEKMVEENQWRVEESQEKEALEQQQREEERYRELEELQRQKEEAMRRKQQQEDEERLKQMKLLGKNKSRPKFSFALGSK
- the LOC120003358 gene encoding probable amino-acid acetyltransferase NAGS2, chloroplastic — its product is MAAASSNCRAPLRDYTRLFPELFSCARGIKGRAEKVRFQFQLKPGTLSAFTASRGREGVLANCNGKSSGSVEEMYNSVEDKLFVKWFREAWPYLWAHREGTFVVIISGEIVSSPFLDPILKDLAFLHHLGIRFVIVPGTHVQIDKLLAERGNESKYVGRYRITDSEALAAAMEAAGRIRIMMEAKLSPGPSICNIRRHGDNSRWHDVGVSVASGNFLAAKKRGVVKGIDFGATGEVKKVDVSRMRERLDGGCIVILSNLGYSSSGEVLNCNTYEVATACALAIGADKLICIMDGPILDEYGRLIRFLTLQEADTLVRERAKQSEIAAHYVKAVGKEDPTCLEHSDSVNIVDNNSNGIVPLSQNGKAILDGHKVTFQNGVGFDDRNGLWSGEQGFAIGGQERQSRKNGYLSELAAAAFVCRGGVQRVHLLDGTIGGVLLLELFKRDGMGTMVASDLYEGTRMATATDFSGIRQILQPLEESGVLIRRTDEELLRSLDYFIVVEREGQILACSALFPFFEEKCGEVAAIAVSPDCRGQGNGDKLLDYIEKKASSLGLEMLFLLTTRTADWFSKRGFSECSIELIPEKRRKNINLSRRSKYYMKKLQPDASGITVYKEAAV
- the LOC120004336 gene encoding uncharacterized protein LOC120004336, which codes for MEALLSQFAFLSDEALRDKNFDPSTIEDLMKLFEIEAYKSWVAMELEQEKAEIDLAQAERDLDSVMESAMDEFRRFEEGKERMSKEELSRLEETAERERKMGKLTGKAAIVASKIYIEAATASMKSASKGISSNKVHPN
- the LOC120003359 gene encoding uncharacterized protein At1g10890-like isoform X1, producing the protein MPRNLSQSPSWSPTYRRRPSPSPPGHRYSRRSRRDRSRSPYSSYSHSRRRSRSTSTRRLKIHSPTPRRRKSRSTTPRQHKRQRSHSSSLTPTHKSSSLSLGSPERKNAIEKLKKEEEKKRRQQEAELKLIEEETTKRVEEAIQRKVEESLNTKEIQQEMQKRLEEGRKRLRDEVAAQLEKEKEAAVIEARHKEEQIRKEREELEKMVEENQWRVEESQEKEALEQQQREEERYRELEELQRQKEEAMRRKQQQEDEERLKQMKLLGKNKSRPKFSFALGSK